One Dermochelys coriacea isolate rDerCor1 chromosome 21, rDerCor1.pri.v4, whole genome shotgun sequence genomic window carries:
- the TIMM17A gene encoding mitochondrial import inner membrane translocase subunit Tim17-A isoform X1, with protein MQVICAKPEGTGPWRIVDDCGGAFTMGAIGGGIFQAIKGFRNSPMGVNHRLRGSLTAIKTRAPLLGGSFAVWGGLFSMIDCSMVKMRGKEDPWNSITSGALTGAILASRNGPVAMVGSAAMGGILLALIEGAGILLTRFASTQFPNGPQFSDDPSQLQPSPFGDYRQYQ; from the exons cCCCTGGCGGATAGTAGATGACTGTGGTGGTGCCTTCACAATGGGAGCCATAGGTGGTGGCATCTTCCAGGCTATCAAAGGGTTCAGAAATTCCCCAATG GGTGTAAACCACCGGCTGCGGGGAAGTTTGACAGCTATTAAAACCAGAGCACCGCTATTGGGAG gCAGCTTTGCAGTCTGGGGTGGTCTCTTTTCCATGATTGACTGTAGTATGGTGAAAATGAGGGGTAAAGAAGATCCATGGAACTCAATCACAAGTGGTGCCTTAACTGGAGCCATATTAGCCTCAAGAA ATGGACCAGTTGCCATGGTTGGGTCAGCTGCTATGGGAGGAATACTTCTAGCTTTAATTGAAGGAGCTGGTATCCTATTAACAAGATTTGCCTCCACACAATTTCCAAATG GCCCTCAATTTTCAGATGATCCCTCCCAGTTGCAGCCCTCCCCATTTGGAGATTATAGGCAATATCAATGA
- the TIMM17A gene encoding mitochondrial import inner membrane translocase subunit Tim17-A isoform X2 codes for MEEYAREPCPWRIVDDCGGAFTMGAIGGGIFQAIKGFRNSPMGVNHRLRGSLTAIKTRAPLLGGSFAVWGGLFSMIDCSMVKMRGKEDPWNSITSGALTGAILASRNGPVAMVGSAAMGGILLALIEGAGILLTRFASTQFPNGPQFSDDPSQLQPSPFGDYRQYQ; via the exons cCCCTGGCGGATAGTAGATGACTGTGGTGGTGCCTTCACAATGGGAGCCATAGGTGGTGGCATCTTCCAGGCTATCAAAGGGTTCAGAAATTCCCCAATG GGTGTAAACCACCGGCTGCGGGGAAGTTTGACAGCTATTAAAACCAGAGCACCGCTATTGGGAG gCAGCTTTGCAGTCTGGGGTGGTCTCTTTTCCATGATTGACTGTAGTATGGTGAAAATGAGGGGTAAAGAAGATCCATGGAACTCAATCACAAGTGGTGCCTTAACTGGAGCCATATTAGCCTCAAGAA ATGGACCAGTTGCCATGGTTGGGTCAGCTGCTATGGGAGGAATACTTCTAGCTTTAATTGAAGGAGCTGGTATCCTATTAACAAGATTTGCCTCCACACAATTTCCAAATG GCCCTCAATTTTCAGATGATCCCTCCCAGTTGCAGCCCTCCCCATTTGGAGATTATAGGCAATATCAATGA